ACAAGTATTGGCCGAAAGGTGCATATAGGACTGCAAATCCATATGTACCAAAGGTGAATAAGGAGTTGGCACACACCCCAAACACAAtccaaaacacaaacacaaactaGGGTCACCCATACGCCCCCTAAAACCATTATACAGCCAACGAAGAGGAGACCCCGTAACCGATCACATTGCTACGGAAGTGTCGCGCCATCAGTGCCACAGTGACGTGCCTATGGTACCCCCATAGGTGGTTAATTACCCGCATACCCAGAGTACATAATCAAAGAAGCTCATAACAAATGAATCAATAATTCAGGTTATCATAATATCAAAGGCACATATAACATGGCAGCAAATGAGCAAATATAGTACTAATCTAAGGATACAAAAACAAAGAGCACTAACAAAGATGCCATATCAAATAGATCAGATCAATGAAGCAAATAATGGATAGAATGAAATAAGGTCATACAAGAAATATTTGTAGGCATAAGATTTGACAGAAATCAAAGAGGGACCTTAAAAAAATAAGGTCAGATACGTACAATTATCGAACGCACGAGGAATTCAAATCATAATTTTgacattttaaataaaatagaatacgtactactatataataaataaagtttaaaaccAGAATCCGTACCTCAATAAAGATATAAAACGCTACGACCAAAATGATCCACCAAATCTGAAGTAATATCTACACGattaaacaatatatacataactaaattgttatattattttttttcatttttttttttgaacagcagtgGGCCGAATCACAGGATATCTGGACTAGATACCGTAGGCCTACCCATTCCCCTCCCCCTGCCAAGCCCCCCAGTAAATCCAACGCAACGCCAAGAAATAGGCTAATTACAACGTCcgaagtgagattcgaacttGCGACCTGAGTTACAACATCTTATAGTTTAGGGTTTACTGGGCTTAGTAGGGGGAAGGGTGAAAATTTTGAGCAGAAGGGGCAAATTTTGCCCCATCTGGACTACAATTTAAATCAACTCCTTTTCAGCTTTAAATCACCTCAAGCTGACACGTCACAGCAAAAGGGGCGAAATTTGATATCAGAAGGGGCGAAAAAACTTTTACGCATACCCCATCACCTTTATGTCACTTTTACCCATACCATTATTTACCCATACCGTTTTTTACTTATACCGTTTTTACTCATACCGTAAATCACCTTTATGTCACTTTTATCTGAAAATGTCTGGGGCAAAAGGGGCGAATTTTGCCCCATCTGCCATTCACGAAATTCGCCCCTTCTGCTCTTGCTAACCTCCTgcctatatatacatgtacgAATGATTCCATTTCAAGTAAACTTCAAAACGGTATCCAAATATAAGGTACGTATGTAATGTTCTATATTTTATAGCTAAATTAGCCAATGctattttgttgatttatatatatacgtatataatgTTGTATATTTTAGATGGATAATTCTGATGATAACAACTCAGATGAGGGCGGTAACTTTGACTACGACGCTACTCCTTTTTATACTGATGAGGTATAATTCAACATATCTTTTCTTTAagtatttagttatttaataaaaatatgagaTTTATGTTTTCTATTATAATAGTCGTTCAACTCAGTCGAAGAACTGACAGAATGGGCGCAAGCAACAGCAATGTCGCTAGGTTATGTCCTAGTAAAGGGTAGATCAAACACAAATGCAGCGGATGACGTTTCTAGAGTATTACTCATTTGCGATCGTGGTGGTACATACCGTAAGAGGAGTAAGGGCATCAGAAagagtttttcaaaaaaatgtaaTTGTCCATTCAAATTGCAAGGTTATTATTCGGAATATGGTTGGAGGGTAAATGTGATAGATCATACACATAATCATGACATAGATGATGTGTATGGTCATGCGTTTGCCAGACGTTTTTCTCCAGCGGAAGAAGAATGGGTACGAAGGCAGTATTACTTAAACTTGAATGTGCAAGGTATTTTTGATGGATTGAGAAAGGAATTTCCAAACAACCTGTCTCTCATCAAAGATGTACACAACTTACTGGAAAAAATAAGAAACGAATAGGCCCAGAAGATTGGAAATACTCCAATGCAGGTTAGCTTTTCACTTTTACATATCCTTTGAGTTGAGCATGTAGACATTaggatttttgaaattttttttttttttacatgtagGTGCTTTTGTCAGTGCTACAACAATTTCATTACACTTATGAGTATACAACGAACTTATATTCAAACCGGATGGAAAATCTGTTTTTTATGCACTCAAAATCATTTGAGATTTGGCGTGCATTCCCTAACGTGTTGTTCATAGACTCCacctacaaaactaacaaatatGGAATGCCATTTGTTGAGATTGTAAATTTAATCTATAAGGTAAGCAACaatgtaaatttaatttataaggTAAGCAACAATAATACTAACATGTTGCTTAGCCCTAAGCTCACTTGTCCACGACCCATCCTCATGTTGATGTGACTCAGCCCAAGTAGCGAATAAGCTTGGGTATGCAGTAATTGGCCCAAACTATAAACACATGaaattattttagtatatatatgtatacaataaatgaattaattacATAATAATGTACTTACAATCCCACGTTGCCTCTGAGCAAATGATGTACGACCCTGCGTCGGAATATCCGATTGGAGAGCCATGTTCGCCTTATTTACTTGGGACCTATGCACAGAGCCCCCACTCACGAAGAAGTCTACATGCTTGTTCCATTCTTGGGGATCTATACCAGCTGGAGGGTTTGCCCGAATATTGTCTACCCTTTTTACACCTCCTTTTTTAACAAACAGATCGTTCTTGAATTGGGACTTTCCATTTCTGTAATATTTCTTCAATGATGCAGTCACCCCGTATTTTACTCCCTTTCtgattggattatttggatgaAAGTCTTGGATGTACGACCTCAAGTTAAAAAAATACTGCAaatgataataaatattttagcaTTGTATCATTaactttaaataacaaatttgtATTTAGTAGACGAACCCAACCTCTAGACAAGGCCAAACATGTTCCTTAGCCTCCTCAGGGACTTGCTCCCATGAATCATAGTAAAATGGCACCGACCTCGCCAAAGTTCCCAGCAACGGTGCAAAATACTTTGCATTCGGTCCAACCGTATTATACGTTTTGGTTCTGATATCAAACTCGATGTCTAGCGGTGCCCCATTGTCATTTCTTAGCTTTTCTAGCTCTAGATTCTTGGCATACGAACGCAACTTTTTACCTACAAAGGTGCGTTAAAATTAGTAAAAAGTATACTAACAACTTATAAAATACAACACTATAACACCTATTAATTGAAACTTTCTTACCACTCGCAAGACATCCTAATTCTGGCTTCCAATATGGAGCCGGCGGATCACCAGCACCATCTCCGCCATGTCCTCTAGCAACACGTGCCATACTAACAAGTACTACATAAATATTTTACATGAAAAATATCATTCGaaacaaacaattatcataCAACATGTCATAATCTAATGCTAACAAATCTATAACTACATAAACTTTATTTTACTAATAATATTACATCTATACATTCAATCAAACTCTATATATTCCTTTTATCAATGATATATTAACAACAAATACTCACataatagtagtaataataGATGATGAaaacaacataataataataataataataataataaaatcaaattaatttattattactccataaaaacaaataacaatactaataaaataatattaatatgataataataatagaaatatcaaaaaaaaatatattattactccataaaaacaaataataataataataataataataataataataataataataatagtaacaaaaataaataaataaaaaaacaaaaaataaaaggtgaACGGACCTGGAGTGGTGGTGGTCGTCCGGCGATGATGGTGGTTCGGCGGTGGTGATCGGATCCGGTAATGGTGCTCCAACCTAATTTATTGAGggtaaaatcaaatcaaaacaaacaatatttaaatatatatatatatatatataagatatacaaatataattattaatataatatatatttataacctttattatagaagaaaaagatgaagaaaaagatgGTATGGAAGAAAAAGATGGAGAAGTGAGGAGAGTGGAGAGTGGAAATGGGGTAGAAAAAA
The sequence above is drawn from the Erigeron canadensis isolate Cc75 chromosome 4, C_canadensis_v1, whole genome shotgun sequence genome and encodes:
- the LOC122597430 gene encoding PKS-NRPS hybrid synthetase cheA-like, which encodes MDNSDDNNSDEGGNFDYDATPFYTDESFNSVEELTEWAQATAMSLGYVLVKGRSNTNAADDVSRVLLICDRGGTYRKRSKGIRKSFSKKCNCPFKLQGYYSEYGWRVNVIDHTHNHDIDDVYGHAFARRFSPAEEEWVRRQYYLNLNVQGIFDGLRKEFPNNLSLIKDVHNLLEKIRNE
- the LOC122597431 gene encoding uncharacterized protein LOC122597431; this translates as MARVARGHGGDGAGDPPAPYWKPELGCLASGKKLRSYAKNLELEKLRNDNGAPLDIEFDIRTKTYNTVGPNAKYFAPLLGTLARSVPFYYDSWEQVPEEAKEHYFFNLRSYIQDFHPNNPIRKGVKYGVTASLKKYYRNGKSQFKNDLFVKKGGVKRVDNIRANPPAGIDPQEWNKHVDFFVSGGSVHRSQVNKANMALQSDIPTQGRTSFAQRQRGIFGPITAYPSLFATWAESHQHEDGSWTSELRAKQHFCRWSL